A stretch of Bacillus pseudomycoides DNA encodes these proteins:
- a CDS encoding YlbD family protein encodes MIKTKGPLHPSVQQFKEFVNHHPKMVHEVRNGQKTWQQFYEEWYLLGEKDEIWKSYKADGEAISSPTQEEINDEKAADLMGQMISFLKKLDAEQMQQHLANVTSAIGSVQQVIQQFQGNRTRPEQRTSENNPFFFRKD; translated from the coding sequence ATGATAAAAACAAAAGGACCGTTACATCCTTCTGTTCAACAATTTAAAGAGTTTGTAAACCATCACCCTAAAATGGTTCATGAAGTTCGAAATGGTCAAAAAACGTGGCAACAATTTTATGAGGAATGGTATTTACTTGGAGAGAAAGACGAAATATGGAAGAGTTATAAAGCAGATGGAGAAGCAATTTCTTCACCAACGCAAGAAGAAATTAATGATGAAAAAGCGGCCGATTTGATGGGGCAGATGATTTCTTTTTTAAAAAAATTAGATGCAGAACAAATGCAGCAACATTTAGCTAATGTAACAAGTGCGATTGGAAGTGTGCAACAGGTTATTCAGCAATTTCAAGGAAATCGTACACGCCCTGAGCAAAGAACTTCTGAAAATAATCCATTTTTCTTTCGAAAAGATTAG
- a CDS encoding YlbE-like family protein, with product MRAELIEFIKADKDLERYIREQPHWYRKLSRNPEEKEAFELAALEYYKKTIPDKVAKFQNQLAVASIMIDMFQYMKQQNTT from the coding sequence ATGAGGGCAGAGCTTATAGAATTTATAAAAGCTGATAAAGATTTAGAGCGTTATATTCGTGAGCAACCCCATTGGTATCGAAAATTATCACGCAATCCGGAAGAAAAGGAAGCATTTGAATTAGCAGCCTTAGAGTATTATAAAAAGACAATTCCAGATAAAGTTGCAAAATTTCAAAATCAATTGGCGGTTGCTTCTATTATGATTGACATGTTTCAATATATGAAGCAGCAAAATACGACGTAA